From one Dermacentor variabilis isolate Ectoservices chromosome 3, ASM5094787v1, whole genome shotgun sequence genomic stretch:
- the LOC142576208 gene encoding uncharacterized protein LOC142576208 encodes MAHKRRRALFKRVPPARSQRSQRQRKIRKTSNSKENHGTCLQVWRPQVRLHHAVQVRVGRMPLRQVQEVGHAGNRLQNCGHLLPINIYGWPSDPQKVARHKDESICADLWIGVCA; translated from the exons ATGGCCCATAAAAGACGCCGCGCGCTGTTCAAAAGAGTACCGCCAGCAAGGAGCCAACGGAGCCAACGCCAAAGGAAGATCCGGAAGACATCCAACAGCAAGGAGAACCATGGAACGTGCCTGCAAGTGTGGAG ACCCCAAGTGCGTTTGCACCACGCAGTGCAAGTGCGCGTCGGGAGGATGCCCTTGCGACAAGTGCAAGAAGTAGGACACGCTGGTAACAG GTTGCAAAACTGTGGGCACCTATTGCCCATCAACATATATGGGTGGCCGTCCGATCCGCAGAAAGTGGCACGACACAAAGACGAGTCGATCTGCGCGGATCTGTGGATCGGCGTATGCGCGTAG